From the genome of Coraliomargarita sinensis:
GATGATAAATCTGAGGCCGAAGACGAGGAAGAAAAAGTATTCCTAGATTCGTCAAAAGATCCCGAAAAAGCTGAAGCCGTGCTAGGAGTTTTTAGAATGAGCAAAAGCAATAGCATTAGTCTCCTACAAGAAGCTACGGTTTTAAATGAAAATGGATTTTACCCTAGGGCTGCAGCTTTAGCTATCATGTCTTACGAAGAGCTTGGAAAGTCACAGATTGCGGCAGATTACTACACTAAGTTAATCCCGGAAAGCATTTACAAAGCTGCTTTCCGAAAGCACGAAAAAACAGCATATACAAGCAGGCATCGAGCTATCGGCAACCATGAGAAGGTAAAGCATGGTTTTTACATAAATAAGTCCATTGCCCGAGAACTAGAAACAATGAGACAGCGAGCACTTTACGTAGATGAAAACAATAACCCGAGTGAGTCATTTTCTAAGGATGACGCAGAGCTGATCATCAGCAAAGTGGCTGAACACCAAAGAGCGATTGAGCATGCAGAGCAGTTGAATTGTCGGATTGGCTCCAAAGCATTATTTAAATAAACAGAACAAGGCAGTGGTGGCAACGGCTAACGCCGCGCCACACTTCGACGTTAGGGAAAAGAATGAAAAAGCAGACAAACGCGATCTTAGCAGCTTGCTGTGTCCTTTTCTTAAATTTGCAGGCCGTAACAGATACTTCAAAGTCTGACAAAGAAACCAAGTTCCAACTCAAACTTTCAAAGCAATACGGGGAATCCTTTGTATATGGGGAATTACAGGTTTCAGCCGGGTTTTACCCAT
Proteins encoded in this window:
- a CDS encoding AbiV family abortive infection protein, with product MKLPDFIDELIPLPGCFLVFDDDDKSEAEDEEEKVFLDSSKDPEKAEAVLGVFRMSKSNSISLLQEATVLNENGFYPRAAALAIMSYEELGKSQIAADYYTKLIPESIYKAAFRKHEKTAYTSRHRAIGNHEKVKHGFYINKSIARELETMRQRALYVDENNNPSESFSKDDAELIISKVAEHQRAIEHAEQLNCRIGSKALFK